One window from the genome of Zerene cesonia ecotype Mississippi chromosome 1, Zerene_cesonia_1.1, whole genome shotgun sequence encodes:
- the LOC119839867 gene encoding chromodomain-helicase-DNA-binding protein 7-like isoform X1, protein MDSYNLFGDDGSGMLEGLTDLGGSDSFSNTTSGVASENKDSSDNSYRQSYNSNTVAQEGSIQKLASFGGGGAGGLPNSSQPVPNPGPGPPSQDYHEYSGYSPRPRLPQPPHGPIHPSHHVHPSHAYPGYHPGPDPMYSMSEQGIGDMGVWSSAPGANRYSPIAPGYRHSYEHQQKMHQYPPQQGGGIGGLQPQNSAYLPRQPHFPQPTSQQIYGQQQNYPNYTQMHPPTATRIGQHPTYHPQMDVNSHQYGLPHSQQSHGAMPQHQTHQNMPSHSGGIQSHPNSHLHHAAAPLHHVPRQPLVPPAPVGPGHPSQMPYAAPHHSVPMNYQPHQVQHPLDVNVSNQYSSVKPSLETGSPQYRPPFPQLSPQMSPRAQISPRQQPQSQPQVSPRPVMSPVKGPSASPHSTRAMVQSPATSVPPPVSGTYSSQNTLQALEQMVLPPSGDYPFQRNQSSPAIGHNIVSAPSQWNQNKMPTPLSNMVPMESPDSAVVKPAEAVVSPEVNKNIPYQKSNIETKKETTIETDKKSEDVTKQMFLSPNVMSNIQHNLAMVSSNSPAAPVVNIKSPIATDNEENKEKVLHNKPTSEETVQPIVIREENKTETSSTISNADDNSQNVDVNQLSGEPNNEDRQKPDGSKSTSVNQEVSNEPPIAIQPSPVPSIQQIPVNISSKYDNSSPLSIDRNQPYPNNNYPNVQTMIPSAMPNNLGMSVPSSVNINTSLSVSSSYQSSHSAVTQSVTSVQSSHSVQHNLPNTVTSSVPIHNAPPTNLNCMQSNNPNMIGTIQPNIHNSSGNITNTQSTSSPNVPGLPISGNVHPNMASHIPTNQSNMIPTTPHNISPNVIMMGSNSMPHPNLPPLYATSHHQERASLQQQIQEIYCLLPSNENQEKVRCLQERLSMLQQHETNDKCSGGPNCILQNPIYGSKMVESPQVTSTTGRGRGKGPAKPRKPRVKKDKLVSMPQSLDQLPVSEDCVTAGTGLQGNIEIDTEMVEDTSNLDSSALSMDQSGKIKKVRGPRKSKERKPRIPKEPKPAKEMGDKPVKERKKRVPKDPNAPKRKRAMRKGMSEIQADTTTSNDVLEKDNIDTSMSDTTLNKSMLLNETLKSSSDLPSLDDTNVTDFDDIPVSKIAIKDLLEEAESKKEAERDDDLDLMTGKKKASKKRASVGSSGKKILTKRTPAGKRKRRGGLIPDSDGEPDDLMSTPPPSPPPEGDDSLKRRSARNTQRKKYTDDVMLRLSDDEFSVVAPRQERDLDDSNIDIKEFNRPEGTPKPNYMYVNITEEDSMIVQHVLACRMGKREIKHQSPLIEQPPKADTENPPLESGSVTDDVKTITEESESNKTENEVKTENADESQVINQEKVENPEQEIEIKSDKINNGTEDDKDKKPIIVDVEEYFVKYRNFSYLHCEWKTEEELYKGDKRIFSKIKRFKQKQAQQMNIFELLDDEPFNPDYIEVERILDMSENEDPANNTVVKHYLVKWKSLQYEDSTWELEEDIDVDKIKQYKVFSEVPPKEKWKFKKRPSPDHWSQLKESPLYKGGNTLRPYQLEGLNWLLFSWHNNRNCILADEMGLGKTIQSLTFVNSVWEYGIRGPFLIIAPLSTIPNWQREFEGWTDMNVIVYHGSQQSKSMIQEYEFFYKNENGEPIKEITKFNVLITTFEIIVTDFQELRSFNWRICVIDEAHRLKNRNCKLLEGLRQLHLEHRVLLSGTPLQNNVNELFSLLNFLEPSQFASSDAFLTEFGQLKSESEVVKLQALLKPMMLRRLKEDVEKTLAPKEETIIEVELTNIQKKYYRAILERNFSFLQKGIASAANIPNLMNTMMELRKCCIHPYLLNGAEDQIQFDYKQTNGEDKEAYYKALIQSSGKMVLVDKLLPKLKAGGHRVLIFSQMVRCLDILEDYLVFRKYPYERIDGRIRGNLRQEAIDRFSKPDSDRFVFLLCTKAGGLGINLTAADTVIIYDSDWNPQNDLQAQARCHRIGQQKMVKIYRLICRNTYEREMFDKASLKLGLDKAILQSMNTAQGKEAGLKQLSKKEIEDLLKKGAYGAVMDEDNAGDKFCEEDIEMILARRTQVIQMESEKGSTFSKASFAATDQRSDIDIRDPDFWNKWAKKAEIDTTEKKEDEDLIVTEPRKRTIIKRYGHDDGPMEMSDMEVTPDSEDDEDGISLRSKRKKEKLGRKGRRYASDDYVPRHEGVPIDEEVVYGSWTRSECFKIERGLLTFGWARWEEIVDRNQFRKGWSIPVIEDCARIIVLFCLRHYKGDEKIRNFIWDLIEPCENGEVTISRNHSGLHNPVPRGRNAKKKNRLKDIPKPNDLQKWEDPNHWSSHEKYDCDTYLESSYKKHLFRHANKVLLRVRMMYYIKHEVIGDYATLIESGSHASNMGMRVPRGVDSAPPRLWWDTECDVSLLVGTYKHGYENYLAMRSDPLLCFVEKLGPPDDAECTDIKSEERKVRGSVVGDEDCTDEVSSGAGAASPSASPRPDDDASHPWPSMQDLNTRLRRLITAYQRNYKREELKMQQRAKMERRERMDQLVRDEVSQWRWSRADEEAFRRTVASYGVEFDPATKSLRWNRFRSLARLDSKSDDALTDYLKAFMAMCKRQCGLSVGEAELPTRADLKAEPIGEERAIATLERIDLLRVLREEVAPHPALETRLALCERSLDTPSWWQPALHDKYLVLGVCKHGLGDTFSKLFCDPKMPFAESARKWFSKFKSTSKSEAPRPNSDEEDKSSNDNAAETRMSLRRSKRTSHVHDRDTEDDTDALSELETLAKLGRIEESLSPEHWFTERALETRLHHIAHAVQNCEWPSASTSSVANKTEDGPSVDVSEDRKQSQKRHIAIDVETERAKLHALLSSPQAAHSNTRDHRTSSATAASMVLGSERDDASSDSSSRRSTPAPPPAHQRIAPSPAPSVPPSPSTAAPVDLSAPLDLSEAQDFSMGRRTPQADTPSATPPRSRLDDTLNRLMKRKNVPAPEQIVGKEKKRKKLDEIVLGLSAAKGRSPSSTNTTYEPPRTKSTTILPEVTVTPAAPPTSASTPVQKPFSVTVTNVPSPHTSSKELSSFLQQSLEQSNKTPKPSHSMQAKTFSHEAKVNKWLAEQASVDSRRRGVAPRLSPDEHVPVVHRVTGKRLVGHKAPQLKHLAQWIADNPMYDIDSKWTEGIKEHVKLPQDVRSQRHSPMQSGSSMPERKKGRPPTLDASSANVLSNTHLNQNLAGLNPALLASLSSLSAFDPKTLAATLSNLTGFDPKLLLNSFSGMPNLLGNITGGNIFANLAGLGLPGFPSLDMNSVSSSASSSDSKSKTRKPESTSTSSSKTSSSQFPFVFTNPNMLYPQLGLNSLSPFGVHSGMSSPYDTLGLLGSNLTATSSTSSLHNPNVSSGSRSASKTTTPRSSTVVTPTSTSRQQKVSDRPQSSNLPQILLPPDPYLLESISKQPLNYESTMKVDKRTRETELHEAAATDLSKVDKKKMPYDSLRSQMPPEFAAVQEKLLKGDKKDIDVSKMLLEQMASGALSASLVSSAEAKKSKDTEKETYEKLSKQDYMTRLTSDDTGNTSNKRTLDEVSSEPENLALQPTPKKQKDNQDINPNREKQSDASHTGEMDLEDLIAPSTVIKTGIKASDFEMSRPTETTTSHTNIDREDKSQSLLTNSSINNPLHDDNNMHIVDCSNNKLDSERKEDNISEENTSSDSLNANADRKGNRKKGRKSTDEALAGPRRELRSSSTRQSFDSSN, encoded by the exons GGGGGTGGAGGTGCTGGTGGATTACCCAACAGTTCACAACCAGTGCCTAATCCTGGGCCGGGGCCACCCTCGCAAGATTATCATGAATACAGTGGTTACTCTCCAAGACCACGTTTACCTCAACCTCCTCATGGACCCATTCATCCATCCCACCATGTACACCCATCCCATGCCTATCCTGGCTACCATCCTGGACCAGATCCGATGTATTCAATGTCAGAACAAG GCATTGGAGACATGGGAGTCTGGTCCAGTGCACCAGGAGCTAATAGATATTCACCAATAGCACCAGGATATAGGCATAGCTATGAACATCAACAAAAAATGCATCAGTATCCCCCACAACAG GGTGGAGGAATAGGGGGACTGCAGCCTCAAAATAGTGCATACCTGCCAAGACAGCCACATTTTCCTCAGCCTACATCACAACAAATATATGGCCAGCAACAA aattATCCCAATTATACACAAATGCATCCCCCAACAGCAACAAGGATTGGACAACATCCCACATATCATCCACAGATGGATGTAAATTCACATCAATATGGATTGCCTCATAGTCAACAAAGTCATGGTGCAATGCCTCAACATCAAACCCATCAAAATATGCCTAGTCATTCAGGAGGAATTCAAAGTCATCCTAATTCACATTTACATCATGCAGCAGCACCTCTTCACCATGTACCTCGACAACCATTGGTACCACCTGCTCCTGTTGGACCAGGTCACCCTTCGCAAATGCCCTATGCTGCCCCACATCATTCTGTACCAATGAATTATCAGCCTCACCAAGTGCAACATCCTCTTGATGTGAATGTTTCTAATCAATACAGTTCTGTCAAACCTTCTTTGGAGACAGGAAGTCCACAATATCGACCACCATTTCCACAATTGTCGCCACAAATGTCACCGCGAGCCCAAATATCGCCTAGACAACAACCACAATCACAACCTCAAGTTTCTCCTCGCCCAGTGATGTCACCTGTGAAGGGACCGAGTGCCTCACCTCACAGTACTCGTGCAATGGTACAATCTCCTGCTACATCTGTTCCTCCACCTGTTTCAGGAACATACTCATCCCAAAATACGCTTCAAGCTCTAGAGCAAATGGTTCTACCACCTAGTGGTGACTACCCGTTTCAACGTAATCAGTCATCTCCTGCAATTGGACATAATATCGTGTCTGCACCATCACAATGGAACCAAAACAAAATGCCAACACCATTAAGTAATATGGTGCCTATGGAGTCGCCTGATTCTGCAGTTGTGAAACCTGCTGAGGCTGTTGTATCTCCAgaagtgaataaaaatattccgtaccaaaaatctaatatagaaacaaaaaaagagaCTACTATTGAAACTGACAAAAAGTCTGAGGATGTTactaaacaaatgtttttgtCGCCCAATGTTATGAGTAATATTCAGCACAATCTTGCAATGGTCTCAAGTAACTCCCCTGCAGCCCCTGTAGTTAACATTAAATCTCCCATTGCAACTGATAATGAagagaataaagaaaaagtgcTACATAATAAGCCGACAAGTGAAGAAACTGTACAGCCTATCGTAATTAGAGAGGAGAATAAAACAGAAACATCAAGTACTATTTCAAATGCTGATGATAATTCACAAAACGTGGATGTTAATCAATTAAGTGGCGAGCCTAATAATGAGGATAGACAGAAGCCTGATGGATCCAAATCTACATCTGTAAATCAAGAAGTGAGCAATGAACCACCAATTGCAATACAACCATCACCTGTTCCATCTATTCAACAAATTCCTGTCAATATAAGTAGCAAATATGACAATTCATCACCTTTAAGTATAGACAGAAATCAACCTTATCCAAATAATAACTACCCAAATGTTCAAACAATGATACCATCTGCAATGCCCAATAATTTGGGTATGAGTGTTCCAAGCAGTGTCAATATAAACACATCTTTGAGTGTCTCTTCCTCATATCAAAGCTCACATTCAGCTGTTACACAATCAGTTACTAGTGTACAGTCTTCACATTCAGTACAGCATAATCTCCCCAATACAGTCACTTCAAGCGTGCCAATTCATAATGCACCACCAACCAATTTAAATTGCATGCAGTCAAATAACCCTAATATGATTGGCACCATTCAgccaaatattcataattccTCAGGTAACATTACCAATACTCAATCTACATCATCACCAAATGTACCAGGATTACCTATTAGTGGAAATGTACACCCAAATATGGCCTCCCATATACCTACAAACCAATCTAATATGATACCGACTACACCACATAATATAAGTCCTAATGTAATAATGATGGGATCCAATAGTATGCCACATCCTAATTTACCTCCTTTGTATGCAACATCTCATCACCAAGAAAGAGCGTCATTACAGCAgcaaatacaagaaatatattgtttactcCCTTCAAATGAAAACCAAGAAAAGGTAAGATGTTTACAAGAAAGGTTATCCATGTTGCAACAACATGAGACAAACGATAAGTGCAGTGGAGGTCCAAATTGTATTTTGCAAAATCCTATTTATGGGTCAAAAATGGTCGAAAGTCCTCAAGTAACTAGTACTACAGGGCGAGGTAGAGGAAAAGGCCCTGCCAAACCCCGAAAACCTCGCGTTAAAAAGGATAAATTGGTCTCTATGCCCCAGTCCTTAGATCAATTACCTGTATCAGAAGATTGTGTAACAGCAGGAACAGGTTTACAGGGAAACATAGAGATTGACACAGAAATGGTAGAAGATACGTCTAATTTAGATAGCAGTGCACTATCCATGGATCAATCCGgaaaaattaagaaagttCGGGGTCCCAGGAAGAGCAAGGAAAGAAAACCACGAATACCAAAAGAACCCAAACCTGCCAAGGAAATGGGTGATAAACCTGTTAAGGAACGTAAGAAACGTGTACCTAAAGATCCCAATGCACCGAAGAGAAAAAGAGCTATGAGAAAAGGTATGTCGGAAATTCAGGCTGACACAACAACGAGTAATGATGTGTTAGAAAAAGATAATATTGACACTAGTATGAGCGAcacaactttaaataaaagtatgttgctaaatgaaacattaaaatcttCCTCAGATTTGCCTTCACTAGACGACACAAATGTTACTGATTTCGACGATATACCAGTGTCAAAAATAGCTATAAAGGATTTATTGGAAGAAGCTGAATCGAAAAAAGAGGCTGAAAGAGATGATGATCTTGACCTAATGACAGGAAAGAAAAAAGCATCAAAAAAACGGGCTTCTGTAGGCAGTAGTggtaaaaagattttaactAAACGAACTCCGGCTGGCAAGAGAAAACGAAGAGGTGGCCTAATACCAGATTCCGACGGAGAGCCTGATGACTTAATGTCGACACCTCCGCCATCACCACCTCCGGAAGGTGATGATAGCTTAAAACGACGATCTGCGAGGAATACGcaacgaaaaaaatataccgaTGATGTAATGTTACGGTTATCAGATGATGAATTTTCTGTTGTAGCACCTCGACAAGAACGTGATTTAGATGATTCGAACATCgatattaaagaatttaacaGGCCTGAAGGGACCCCAAAACCTaactatatgtatgtaaatataactgAAGAAGATTCTATGATAGTACAACATGTTTTGGCATGTCGAATGGGTAaacgtgaaataaaacatcaaagtCCCTTAATTGAGCAGCCTCCTAAAGCCGATACTGAAAATCCTCCTTTAGAATCTGGATCCGTAACTGATGATGTTAAAACCATTACCGAAGAAAGCGAATccaataaaacagaaaatgaAGTTAAAACTGAAAACGCAGATGAAAGCCAAGTTATAAATCAAGAAAAGGTTGAAAATCCAGAACaagaaatagaaattaaatcagataaaataaacaacggTACCGAAGACGATAAAGACAAAAAGCCTATCATTGTTGATGTAGAAGAATATTTCGTCAAATATAGAAACTTTTCATATTTGCATTGTGAGTGGAAAACTGAGGAAGAGCTTTATAAAGGCGATAAACGAATATTTTCAAAGATAAAACGATTTAAACAAAAGCAAGCACAACAGATGAATATTTTCGAGCTCCTAGACGATGAACCATTTAATCCTGATTACATAGAAGTAGAAAGAATTTTAGATATGTCAGAAAATGAAGATCCTGCTAATAATACGGTAGTTAAACATTATCTTGTTAAATGGAAAAGTTTACAATATGAAGACAGTACATGGGAATTAGAAGAAGATATAGAtgtggataaaataaaacaatacaaggTATTCAGTGAAGTACCACCTAAAGaaaaatggaaatttaaaaaacgacCTTCACCTGATCATTGGTCACAATTAAAAGAGTCACCCTTGTATAAAGGTGGAAACACATTGAGGCCTTATCAATTGGAAGGATTAAATTGGCTTCTGTTTTCTTGGCATAATAATCGCAATTGTATTCTAGCAGATGAAATGGGCTTAGGTAAAACTATACAAAGTCTAACTTTTGTGAACTCTGTCTGGGAATATGGCATTCGCGGACCATTTCTTATTATCGCTCCATTATCAACCATTCCTAATTGGCAAAGAGAATTTGAAGGTTGGACTGATATGAATGTTATTGTGTACCATGGTTCACAACAAAGCAAAAGTATGATACAGGAATATGAATTCTTTTACAAAAACGAAAATGGCGAgccaataaaagaaataacgaAATTCAATGTACTTATTActacatttgaaataattgtcaCAGATTTCCAGGAATTAAGATCATTTAATTGGAGAATATGTGTCATAGATGAAGCACATCGCTTAAAAAATcgaaattgtaaattgttagAAGGCTTAAGGCAACTGCACTTAGAACACAGAGTTCTCTTATCAGGAACACCACTACAAAACAATGTAAATGAActattttcacttttaaattttttggaaCCATCTCAATTTGCTAGTAGTGATGCATTTTTAACAGAATTTGGTCAACTTAAAAGTGAGTCGGAAGTGGTAAAACTACAAGCACTATTAAAACCAATGATGTTGAGGAGATTAAAAGAAGATGTGGAAAAAACGTTGGCACCTAAGGAAGAAACTATCATTGAAGTAGAGTTAACTAATAtccaaaagaaatattatcgAGCTATACTTGAACGTAACTTCAGTTTCTTGCAAAAGGGTATTGCATCGGCAGCGaacataccaaatttaatgaatacaatGATGGAATTACGAAAATGTTGTATTCATCCGTATCTACTTAATGGTGCCGAAGATCAAATCCAATTCGACTATAAACAAACCAATGGGGAAGATAAAGAGGCCTACTATAAAGCACTTATTCAATCGTCTGGTAAAATGGTTTTAGTGGATAAACTTTTACCCAAACTTAAGGCGGGAGGACATagagttttaattttcagtcAAATGGTGAGGTGTTTAGATATCTTAGAAGATTATTTggtatttagaaaatatccATATGAACGAATAGATGGACGTATAAGAGGTAACTTAAGACAAGAAGCAATTGATAGATTTTCTAAACCTGATTCAGAtcgatttgtatttttattatgtacgaAAGCTGGAGGGCTAGGTATTAACTTAACTGCTGCTGATACTGTTATTATATACGATAGTGATTGGAATCCTCAAAATGATTTACAAGCTCAAGCTCGTTGTCATCGTATTGGGCAACAGAAAATGGTTAAAATATATCGTCTTATCTGTCGTAATACATACGAAAGAGAAATGTTCGACAAAGCCTCTTTAAAACTTGGTCTTGATAAAGCTATTTTACAAAGTATGAATACCGCGCAAGGTAAAGAAGCTGGCTTAAAACAATTGTCCAAAAAGGAAAttgaagatttattaaaaaaaggagcTTATGGAGCTGTAATGGATGAAGATAATGCAGGAGACAAGTTTTGTGAAGAAGACATAGAAATGATATTAGCTAGAAGAACTCAAGTTATTCAAATGGAATCTGAAAAAGGATCCACTTTCTCAAAAGCAAGCTTTGCAGCTACCGATCAGAGATCAGATATTGATATAAGAGATCCTGATTTCTGGAACAAATGGGCTAAAAAAGCTGAAATAGATACTACAGAGAAGAAAGAAGATGAAGATCTGATTGTAACTGAACCCAGGAAAAGGACGATTATAAAACGGTATGGGCATGATGATGGTCCTATGGAGATGTCTGATATGGAAGTCACGCCAGATTCAGAAGATGATGAAGATG gtaTTAGTCTCAGAAGCAAGaggaagaaagaaaaacttgGTCGAAAAGGCAGAAGATATGCTAGTGATGATTATGTACCAAGACATGAAGGTGTGCCAATAGATGAAGAGGTAGTCTATGGATCCTGGACGCGATCGGAGTGTTTCAAAATTGAAAGAGGTCTTCTTACATTTGG ATGGGCAAGATGGGAAGAAATTGTAGATAGAAATCAGTTCCGCAAAGGTTGGTCAATTCCTGTCATTGAAGACTGTGCAAGGATTAta GTATTATTCTGTTTGAGACATTACAAGGGCgatgaaaaaataagaaacttCATATGGGATTTAATAGAACCATGTGAAAATGGTGAAGTGACAATTTCAAGAAACCACAGTGGTTTACATAACCCAGTCCCTCGTGGTAGGAAcgcaaaaaagaaaaatagacTGAAGGATATACCAAAACCAAATGATCTTCAAAAGTGGGAAGATCCTAATCATTGGAGTTCCCATGAGAAATATGACTGTGATACATATTTAGAAAGCAGTTATAAAAAGCACTTATTCAGACATGCCAATAA agTTCTATTGCGGGTCCGAATGATGTACTACATAAAACATGAAGTGATTGGTGACTATGCAACACTAATTGAAAGTGGAAGTCATGCCAG TAATATGGGTATGAGAGTACCTCGAGGCGTGGATAGTGCACCACCTCGCCTTTGGTGGGATACAGAATGTGATGTTTCACTGTTAGTCGGAACCTATAAACATGGCTACGAAAATTATTTAGCAATGCGGTCTGACCCACTACTTTGTTTCGTAGAAAAGTTAGGACCACCAGATGACGCAGAGTGTACTGATATAaa GAGTGAAGAGAGGAAGGTGCGCGGCAGCGTCGTTGGAGATGAGGACTGCACGGACGAGGTGTCGAGCGGCGCGGGCGCTGCCTCGCCGTCCGCGTCGCCGCGACCCGACGATGACGCCTCGCACCCTTGGCCCTCCATGCAAGACTTAAATACGAGACTCCGACGACTTATAACCGCATATCAAAGAAACTATAAACGAGAAGAACTTAAAATGCAACAGAGGGCTAAG ATGGAGAGACGAGAACGTATGGATCAACTAGTAAGAGATGAGGTATCCCAATGGAGATGGAGCCGAGCCGATGAAGAGGCGTTCCGGCGTACCGTAGCTTCTTATGGCGTCGAATTTGATCCCGCAACTAAAAGTTTACGCTGGAACCGATTTCGATCTTTGGCGAGATTGGATTCCAAAAGTGATGACGCTCTTACCGATTATCTAAAAGCCTTTATGGCTATGTGTAAACGACAATGTGGCCTATCGGTTGGTGAAGCAGAATTACCAACGAGAGCTGACTTGAAAGCAGAACCCATTGGAGAAGAGAGAGCCATTGCAACATTAGAAAG AATTGATCTTCTCCGTGTCTTACGTGAAGAAGTAGCACCACACCCGGCCCTGGAGACGCGATTGGCACTTTGCGAACGATCACTCGACACTCCGTCATGGTGGCAGCCAGCTTTACATGATAAATATCTTGTGCTAGGAGTGTGCAA acATGGTTTAGGAGACACATTttcgaaattattttgtgatcCTAAAATGCCATTTGCGGAATCTGCACGAAAATGGTtctctaaatttaaatcaacatCAAAAAGTGAGGCACCCAGGCCAAATTCAGATGAAGAGGACAAAAGTAGTAATGATAACGCGGCAGAGACACGCATGTCATTACGTCGTAGTAAACGTACATCACACGTTCACGATCGTGATACTGAAGATGATACAGACGCTTTATCAGAATTGGAAACACTTGCAAAATTGGGAAGAATTGAAGAATCGTTATCACCCGAACATTGGTTCACAGAGCGAGCACTTGAAACGCGTTTGCACCACATTGCACATGCAGTACAAAACTGTGAATGGCCATCCGCTTCTACCTCATCTGTGGCTAATAAAACTGAGGATGGACCATCAGTAGACGTTTCGGAGGATCGTAAACAATCACAAAAAAGGCATATCGCCATTGATGTAGAAACAGAACGTGCTAAGCTGCATGCGCTATTGTCATCACCTCAAGCAGCACATTCGAATACTCGGGACCACCGAACGAGTAGTGCCACTGCAGCTAGCATGGTTCTGGGTAGTGAACGAGATGATGCATCAAGTGACTCGAGTTCTCGCCGTTCAACTCCGGCTCCTCCACCCGCCCACCAACGTATAGCACCATCTCCCGCACCATCTGTTCCACCATCACCATCTACTGCAGCACCGGTTGACTTATCCGCTCCTTTAGATCTAAGCGAAGCTCAAGACTTCTCAATGGGTCGCCGCACACCACAGGCAGACACACCTTCCGCAACGCCGCCTAGGAGTAGATTAGATGATACACTGAATAGACTCATGAAAAGAAAGAATGTT CCAGCACCAGAACAAATTGTtggtaaggaaaagaaaaggaaaaaacTTGATGAAATTGTTCTCGGTTTGTCTGCTGCTAAAGGTCGAAGTCCAAGTTCTACTAACACAACGTATGAACCGCCTCGCACAAAAAGTACTACGATCCTTCCAGAAGTTACTGTTACTCCAGCTGCTCCACCGACCTCTGCAAGTACACCTGTCCAAAAACCTTTCTCTGTCACAGTTACAAATGTTCCATCACCACATACGTCTTCTAAAGAACTGTCATCATTTCTTCAGCAATCTTTAGAACAAAGTAACAAAACGCCAAAACCGTCTCATTCTATGCAAgctaaaacattttcacacGAAGCCAAAGTTAATAAATGGTTAGCTGAACAGGCAAGTGTTGACAGTAGAAGAAGAGGAGTAGCGCCTCGGCTATCGCCAGATGAACATGTTCCTGTTGTGCACAGGGTTACGGGTAAACGGCTCGTTGGTCATAAAGCGCcgcaattaaaacatttggCACAATGGATAGCTGATAATCCAATGTACGACATAGACTCCAAATGGACGGAAGGTATTAAAGAACATGTAAAATTACCTCAAGATGTACGAAGTCAACGACATTCTCCGATGCAAAGTGGGTCAAGTATGCCAGAACGTAAAAAGGGAAGACCCCCAACACTTGACGCATCATCTGCAAATGTATTATCAAATACACATTTGAATCAAAACCTTGCTGGTCTCAACCCTGCTTTATTGGCTAGCTTGTCCAGCTTGAGTGCTTTTGATCCAAAAACATTAGCTGCCACATTGTCGAATCTTACTGGTTTTGATCCAAAGCtgcttttaaattcatttagtGGTATGCCAAATTTATTAGGAAACATAACCGGCGGCAATATTTTTGCTAATTTGGCAGGTCTAGGTTTACCTGGATTTCCTTCCCTTGACATGAATTCTGTAAGCAGTAGCGCTAGTTCTAGCGATAGTAAATCGAAAACACGAAAACCTGAATCTACTAGTACTTCTTCATCAAAAACATCAAGTTCACAATTTccatttgtttttacaaatcCTAACATGTTATATCCTCAATTGGGACTAAACAGTTTGTCGCCTTTTGGCGTACATTCCGGCATGTCTTCCCCGTATGATACACTAGGTTTACTAGGAAGCAACTTAACGGCAACATCGAGTACTTCTTCCCTACATAATCCTAATGTTAGTTCTGGTTCTCGAAGTGCCTCAAAAACAACAACTCCTAGATCATCAACAGTTGTAACACCAACTTCAACATCAAGGCAACAAAAAGTTTCTGATAGGCCTCAATCTTCTAATTTGCCTCAAATACTTCTACCTCCAGATCCTTACTTATTAGAATCAATTTCTAAACAACCTTTAAATTATGAGAGCACTATGAAAGTAGATAAAAGGACACGAGAAACCGAATTACATGAGGCCGCTGCAACCGATTTGTCTAAAGTAGATAAGAAGAAAATGCCTTACGATTCTTTACGTTCTCAAATGCCTCCAGAATTTGCAGCTGttcaagaaaaattattaaaaggtgataaaaaagatatagatgttagtaaaatgttattagaaCAGATGGCATCTGGAGCTCTTAGTGCGAGCCTGGTAAGTTCTGCTGAAGCAAAGAAATCAAAAGATACTGAAAAAGAAACTTATGAAAAACTGTCAAAACAAGACTATATGACTCGTTTAACATCTGATGATACTGGCAATACATCTAATAAAAGGACCTTAGATGAGGTCAGTTCTGAACCTGAGAATTTAGCTTTACAACCGACACCAAAAAAGCAGAAGGATAACCAAGATATTAATCCTAATAGAGAGAAGCAATCGGATGCGTCTCACACAGGAGAGATGGACTTGGAAGACTTGATAGCACCTTCAACTGTCATTAAAACTGGAATTAAAGCTAGTGATTTTGAAATGAGTCGTCCCACAGAAACGACAACGtcacatacaaatattgatCGCGAAGACAAATCGCAATCGTTGTTAACAAATTCATCTATAAATAATCCCCTtcatgatgataataatatgcaCATTGTTGACTGTTCTAATAACAAATTAGATAGTGAACGTAAAGAAGACAACATCTCGGAAGAAAATACTAGTAGTGATAGTCTGAATGCGAATGCTGATCGCAAAGGTAATCGTAAAAAAGGTAGGAAATCTACAGATGAAGCGCTAGCAGGTCCACGACGGGAATTGAGATCAAGTTCCACTAGGCAATCATTTGACTCAAGTaactaa